CAAGGGTGCGCGGGAACACAACCTGCGCAGTGTGGATCTGGACCTGCCGCGTGACGCGTTGATCGTGTTCACGGGGCTGTCCGGTTCGGGTAAATCCTCGCTGGCCTTCGACACCATCTTCGCTGAGGGCCAGCGCCGCTATGTCGAATCCCTGTCGGCCTACGCCCGCCAGTTCCTGGGCCAGATGGACAAGCCCGACGTCGACTTCATCGAGGGCCTGTCGCCGGCGGTGTCCATCGACCAGAAGTCCACCAACCGCAACCCGCGCTCGACGGTCGGCACCATCACCGAGGTCTACGACTACCTGCGGCTGCTCTACGCCCGCGCCGGGACCCCGCACTGCCCGGTCTGTGGCGAGCGGATCGCCCGCCAGACCCCGCAGCAAATCGTCGACCAGGTGCTGGCCATGGACGAGGGTCTGCGGTTCCAGGTGCTGGCACCGGTGGTGCGCACCCGCAAGGGCGAGTTCGCCGACCTCTTCGAGAAGCTCAACACCCAGGGCTACAGCCGGGTGCGGGTGGACGGCGTGGTGCATTCACTGACCGATCCGCCCAAGCTCAAAAAGCAGGAGAAGCACGACATCGAGGTGGTCGTCGACCGCCTCACCGTCAAGGAGTCGGCCAAGCAGCGGCTCACCGATTCGGTGGAGACCGCGCTGGGCCTGGCTGACGGCATCGTCGTGCTGGAATTCGTCGACCGGGACGACGACCATCCACACCGCGAGCAGCGCTTCTCCGAGAAGCTGGCCTGCCCCAACGCGCACGCGCTCTCGGTCGACGACCTGGAACCGCGGTCGTTCTCGTTCAACTCGCCCTACGGGGCCTGCCCGGAGTGCGCGGGCCTGGGCATCCGCAAGGAGGTCGACGCCGACCTGGTGGTGCCCGACGCCGACCGCACCCTGGCCGAGGGCGCGGTGGTGCCCTGGTCGATGGGTCCCACCAGCGAGTACTTCACCCGGATGATGGCCAGCCTCGGTGAGGCGATGGGTTTCGACGTCGACACTCCGTGGCGCAAACTGCCGGCCAAGGCCCGCAAGGCGATCCTGGAGGGCTCCGACGAGCAGGTGCACGTGCGCTACCGCAACCGCTACGGCCGGACGCGCTCGTACTACACCGATTTCGAAGGTGTGATGGCGTTCCTGCAACGCAAGATGGAGCAGACCGAATCCGAGCAGATGAAGGAACGCTACGCCGGGTTCATGCGTGACGTGCCGTGTCCGGAGTGTGCCGGCACCCGGCTCAAACCGGAGATCCTGGCCGTGACGCTGGCCGCGGGCGACTACGGCAGCAAATCCATCGCGCAGGTCAGTGAGCTGTCGATCGCGGATTGCGCGGACTTCCTCAACGCCCTGACCCTGGGCCCGCGCGAGCAGGCCATCGCCGGGCAGGTGCTCAAAGAGATCCAGTCCCGGCTGAGCTTCCTGCTCGACGTCGGACTGGAGTACCTGACGCTGTCACGGGCCGCTGGAACGCTCTCCGGTGGTGAGGCGCAACGCATTCGGCTGGCCACCCAGATCGGGTCGGGCCTGGTCGGGGTGCTCTACGTGCTCGACGAGCCGTCGATCGGGCTGCATCAGCGCGACAACCGGCGGCTGATCGAAACCCTGGTGCGGCTGCGCGATCTGGGCAACACCCTGATCGTCGTCGAGCACGACCTGGACACCATCGCGCACGCCGACTGGATCGTCGACATCGGCCCCGCGGCCGGCGAGCACGGCGGCAAGATCGTGCACAGCGGTCCCTACAGTGACCTGTTGGCCAACACCGACTCGATCACCGGCGCCTACCTGTCCGGCGCGAAAAGCATTGCGGTTCCCGAGAACCGCCGGCCGGTGGACGCCAAGCGCCAACTCGGGGTGGTCGGCGCCCGCGAGCACAACCTGTCCGGCGTTGACGTGGCGTTTCCGCTCGGCGTGCTCACCGCGGTCACCGGGGTGTCCGGCTCGGGCAAGTCGACCTTGGTCAACGACATTCTGGCGACGGTGCTGGCCAACAAACTCAACGGCGCCCGGCTGGTGCCTGGCCGGCACACCCGGATCACCGGACTCGATCACCTGGACAAGCTGGTGCGGGTCGACCAGTCACCGATCGGGCGCACGCCGCGGTCCAACCCGGCCACCTACACCGGAGTGTTCGACAAGATCCGCACCCTGTTCGCCGCCACCACCGAGGCCAAGGTCCGCGGCTATCAGCCCGGCCGGTTCTCGTTCAACGTCAAGGGCGGCCGCTGCGAGGCGTGCACCGGCGACGGCACCATCAAGATCGAGATGAACTTCCTGCCGGATGTCTATGTGCCCTGTGAGGTCTGCCACGGTGCCCGCTACAACCGGGAGACCCTGGAGGTGCACTACAAGGGCAAGACCATCGCCGAGGTGCTGGACATGTCCATCGAGGAGGCGGCGGAGTTCTTCGAGCCGATCACCGGCATCCACCGCTACCTGCGCACCCTGGTCGATGTCGGGCTGGGATATGTGCGGCTGGGCCAGCCGGCGCCGACGCTGTCCGGGGGAGAGGCGCAGCGGGTGAAGCTGGCTTCCGAACTGCAGAAGCGGTCCACCGGCCGGACGGTCTACATCCTCGACGAGCCCACCACTGGACTGCATTTCGAGGACATCGCCAAACTGTTGGTCGTGATCAACGGTCTGGTCGACAAGGGCAACACGGTGATCGTCATCGAGCACAACCTCGACGTGATCAAGACCGCGGACTGGATCATCGACATGGGTCCCGAGGGCGGCGCCGGGGGTGGGACGGTGGTGGCCACCGGCACACCCGAGGACGTGCTTGCGGTGCCGGAGAGCTACACCGGCAAGTTCCTCGCCGAAATCCTGGGCGCACCGGCCAAACCCCCCAAGGCCACTAAGCGCCGTCGTAAGGTCAGCGCTTAGCGCGCATCTGCTTGGCTAAGCCGGCTCGGCGCCGAGGCTGAGTCGCAGGTGCCGCACGACAGCGTCGGCGACAGCCTCGACCGGCTCGGCCTTGCCTGCCGAGACCCAGTCGGTGAGCCAAATCTGCAAGGCCGAGATGACCAGTGCCGCAGCGATTCGCGGAGGCAGGTGGGTGATCTGACCGGCGTCCGCCGCGATCTCGGCTGCCCGGGTGATCATGTCCATACCCGTTCGCCACGCTGCCCGCTGACCGCCTCGGCCCAACTCGGCTGAGGCCGATGCCCAGCTCAGGCCCTCATTGATATGCAGCTGCAGAAAGTGCGGATGTGCCGCGAAAAACTCAACCTCGGCACGCGCTCCGGCCAGGATCGCCTCGAGCGGGGAGTCGATTTCGTCTGTGCGGACGCGCACGGCGGCAACGAACTCCTGCATGCGCGCGGCGTTGAGGGCGTCCCAGATCTCGTCCTTGCCGGCGAAGTACTTGTAGATCGTCGCCAGTGACACCCCGGCGGTCTTGGCGATGTCGCTCACCCGTGCGTCGGCGAAGCCGGTGCGACTGAACTCGTACTCGGCTGCGGCCACGATCTGCTGTTGGTACATGGCCCTGCGTGCGTCGGCCATGTCGGCGATCGTTGGCTCAGTGTCCACGAGGTGCTACGGTGCCACAGTAATCATGATTCTGCTTCACAGAATCGTGATTACTCCGGATGTCCGATCGGGACGAGAGAGGTGCGCCGATGGCGACCGCCGAGCTGAGCCGGGAAACCCCGCCGCCGATTTCGGCGACACTGCCGCGCTCGCGCGGACTGCGCATCGTATGGATCGTGGCGTTCGGCTCGCTGGTCCTGGCGTTTCCGACATACAGCTACTTGGCATTTCACAGCGGCGTCGACCGTTCCTTCATCGCCGACGCCATGGTCGTGCAGGCGACCGCCGCCTACTTCCTGGGCATCTTTGCGGCGTTCCTGCCGGTACCCTCGCTTCGGACGTGGACCCGATTCCAACGCCTCCAGGCGGTGGTTCTGCCGTTCGTGATCTGTTCCTACGTAACGCATTTGACCTGGGAGCTCGGCTGGCTGATTCTGCACAAGGCCATCGCCGGGGCCCGCGATGCGGCGTGGGCGTACCCCTGGTGGAACTACATCGACGGCGGCGACCTGCGCTACCTACACGCCGAACCCAATTTCTTGATGATCGAGGTGCTGTCGGTGATCAACGCCTGCGTGGGCGTCACCGGACTCGTCCTGCTGTTCCGGTCCAAGTTCGCCGACTACCGGGGAACGCTGCTGGTGATGTCGACAGCCGTCACGCACACCGTCCTGACCTGGTATTACTACGGCACCGAAATTATCGCCGGCTTCCCGTCGATCAACACCGACAGCTTCATGGATCTGGGCGTCAAGTTCGTTCTGCTGAACGGCCCGTGGTTGATCGCGCCCTGGCTGGTACTGGCCTGGGGGTATGCGATGCTCAAGAAGCAGTTCGCCGCGTAGGCAAGCACGCCCTCAACGCGCTGCCGCCTTCACCAGCGGCGACGGGAACCGCGGCGGCACCCGCACGCCGTCCAGCCATGCGGTGAGCTCCTGCGCCCGCTGGTTCAGCGCGGCACGGGCCTGGGCGCCCGGGTCTTCGAGCAGCTGCAGCTGCACTTCGGCGGCCGCGTCCTGATACCAGCCGCCGACGATCCGGCCGTTCCACCACACGGTGGGCCCGGCGTTGCCGTTGTTGTCGAAGAGCTGGCCGCGGTGCTCGCCGAGGTACCAGTCGCGCTGATACCAGCCCATCGTGGTGACGTCGAGGCCCGGCAGCAGCGCACCCCACGGCTCGGGCTCGGGTTCGGGCTCCAGGTCGTCGGCCAACGCATACCCGGCCGTGCCGTGCAGGTCCACGTCGACGGCGCCGATCTCACTCAACGCCTTACGGACCACCGTCTTGGTGGTACCGAACCACCACTTGATGTCCTCGGCGGTGGCCGGGCCGAACGCCCGCAGCCAGGTTCGGACCAACTGGGTCTGCGCCGGCTCGGCGGTCATCGGGGCGCCGAGTTCACCGAGCCAGCTCGTCGCGGTCGTCCATTGCGGGCGCGACGCAGTCCAGCCGCCATCGTTGGGGCCCCGCACGATGTGGCCCTGCGCGCCCAGCACGGTCAGTGCGCGCGGCGCCAGATGGGTCTGGCCGCCGTAGGTCTTGCCGGGCGCGGGATCGTAGGTGCCGGCCAGCTCTGGCAGGGCCGCGCGCAGCGCGATGCTGCTGGCCGGTCCGTTCTCATCGAGGTGCCGCAACACCGCGGCCGCAGCCTGGGTCAGCCACGTGTCGCCGTCATCGGCCACGCCCGCTTTGGCCACATCGGCGATCAGCTTGCGCCGTTCGGTGTCGGCCACCCGGTCGCTGGCCGCGGCCTGCACGGCGGGTAGGTCGGCGGGGTCGAACACCCACAGCGTGCGGCGCATCGCCAGATGCTTGACCAAAGAACGCTTTTCATACAGGGCGTCGTGTAGGTCGCCCACCGCGAACCCTGATCGCCGCGCCCATAGCGACAGGTACGGGGTGGCGGGATCGGTAGCGTGCAGCCCGACCAGCGTTGCCACGATCCGGTCGATCGGCTCGTCAGCGGTGTCGGGGGCAAGAAAATGTCTGCGCGCCAAACGTTTTCGCCGTTCGGCGATGGTGAAGGTGCGCACCGGTCAGTGCTCACCCTCGTGCATCGACTTGCGGATCTGCTCCAGCCGGTCGGCGGCAGCGCGCTGGCGGTCCTCGAACTGCTTCTCGACGGTGCGGCCCTCGGGTGTCTCCGAATCCAGCTCCTGGGCGCCGATCGAGGTCTCATAGCGGCGCTCGATCTTCTCGCGCACCGAGTCGAACGTCGGCACGCCCGTGGCGTCGTATCCGCCGTCGGCCTGCTGGTCGCTCGGATCGTCACCCATGGTGGCCACGTTACCGCCCCGGGGTTCGATGAGCCGGCGTGTCGGGCGGGTGCCGGCCGGCCGCGTCGGACGAGGTGTCCGGGAACGGAACCGGCGCCACCCCCGGGGTGCTCAGCCGGGCGGCCAACCACGGCAGTGCGTGGGTGAACACCCTTCCGGCGAACGGCCAGTCGTGTTGGCCCGGTTCGGAGATCACGGCGCAGTCGATGCCGTTGGCCTGGCCCAGCGTGCACAGCGACTTCGCGGCGGCGAGCTGGCCACCGGCATCGGCCTTGGTGGCGCTGCCGTCGACCGCGAACCACCCCGACACCCCGGAATACCGGCCATGCTTGGCGATCACCGTCGACGGGTCGAACGCCGCCCAGGCGTCGACGCTGCCGCCGAACAGCCGGCTGATGGTCTGCGAGCGGGTTCCCGCGTTGGGGCTCAGATCGCCCGCGATGTCGACAAAGGCGCTGAACTTGTCGGGGTGCATCGCGGTCAGGTCGACCGCGCAGGTGCCGCCCATGGACCAGCCGACCACACCCCACTGCGATGGTTTGGGGCTGACCCCGAAGTGTGAGATCACGTACGGCACCACGTCTTCGGTCAGATGGTCGGCGGCGTTGCCGCGCGGGCCGTTGACGCATTCGGTGTCGTTGTTGAAGGAACCACCCGAGTCGACGAACACCAGCACCGGTGCATTGCCGTGGTGGGCGGCCGCGAAGTCGTCGACGGCCTTGATGGCGCCCCCGGAGCGCAGCCAGTCGGCAGGCGTGTTGAACTCGCCGCCGATCATCATCACGGCCGGCAGCGGCAGCGGCGGATTCTGGGCGAACCACGCCGGAGGCAGGTACACCAGTTCGCCGCGATGTTTGAAATGCGAAGCGTCGGCGGGGATCGTCACCTGCAGCACGTGGCCGCGCTCGGGCACGGTGCCCGAGCCGGCTATCGCATCCACCGCGGCTATGTCGCTCTGGTCGGGCAGCGGCCCCGACGTCAGGTTGCCCCAGGCGCTCTGCACGGTCGGGAAGTAACCGACCCAGGCATTGAGGGTCAAACCCGCACTGATCAGACACAGTGGCACCGCCAGAATGGCGATGCCGCGTCGCCACCAGGCCGCACCGCGCCAGCCCAAGACCAGTAGCGCCGCGGCGGCGCCGGTCAGCGCGATCCACAGCCACAGGGTTATCGGCGGCGGCTGACCGGACAGGCCGTCGTCGGTGGCGAACCAGTACGCGCATCCCGCCGCGGCGAGCCCCAGGGCACCGATCAACGGCAGCCGCCACAGCCAGCGGCGCGACCGCCAGCCCACGGCCAGAACCAGCGCCAACACCGCCGCCGCCTGCACCGTGACCGGGATCCAGCCATGCATCAGCGAGGTGTGTTCGCCACTCGCCAGAATCACCCCTCCATGATGGACCGGAATGCGGCTCAACGTGGCTTGGCCAGCGGGAACGGCAACGTGTCCCGGATGCTGTGGCCGGTGATGAGCATGACGACGCGGTCCACGCCCATGCCCAGTCCGCCCGTGGGCGGCATCGCGTACTCCATGGCCTGCAGGAAGTCCTCGTCGAGTTCCATGGCCTCGGGGTCCCCGCCGGCGGCCAGCAGCGACTGCTGGTGCAAACGGCGGCGCTGCTCCACCGGATCGGTGAGTTCGCTGTAGGCGGTGCCCAGCTCCACACCCCACGCCACCAGGTCCCACCGTTCGGCCACTCCCGGCTTGCTGCGGTGCGGCCGGGTCAGCGGCGAGACCGAGGTGGGGAAGTCGGTGTAGAACGTGGGCTGCTCGGTGCGGGCCTCGACCAGGTGCTCGTAGAGTTCGAGCACCACCGCCCCGGCATCCCATTGCCGCAGGTAGTGGACGCCGGCACCGTCGCACAACCGGCGCAGCGTGGCCACATCGGTGCCGGCATCGACCTGCTCACCGAGCGCATCGGACACCGCGTCGTGCACGGTGCGCACCGGCCACTGCCCGGAGATGTCGACCGCTTCGAGCTTGTCGCCGGCGCCCGGTCGCATCACCACCGGGGCACCGTTGGCCGCCACCGCGGCGTTCTGAATCAGCTCGCGCGCCCCGTCGATCCAGGCCAGGTAGTCGCCGTGGGCCTGGTAGGCCTCCAGCAGGGTGAACTCCGGGTTGTGGCTGTAGTCGACGCCCTCGTTGCGAAACGCCCGGCCCAGCTCGAACACCCGCTCCACCCCGCCCACGCACAGCCGCTTGAGATAGAGCTCCGGGGCGATCCGCAGATACAGGTCCAAGTCGTAGGCGTTGATGTGGGTGACGAACGGGCGCGCGTTGGCCCCACCGTGCAGCTGCTGCAGGATCGGGGTCTCGACCTCCAGAAACCCCTTGGCGAACAAGGTGTCCCGGATGGAGCGCAGCACATTGCTGCGGGCTGCGATCAGCTCACGCGCTTCGGTGTTGATCGCCAGGTCCACGTAGCGGGTCCGCAGCCGGGCCTCGGGGTCGGTCAGGCCCTTCCATTTGTCGGGCAGCGGTCGCAGGCATTTGCCGACCAGCCGCCAGTGCGTCACCAGCAGCGACGGTGTCCCGTTGCGGCTCTGGCCCATCCGGCCGGTCGCCTCGACCAGGTCGCCGAGATCGACACCCGCGCTGAAGTCCGCGGCGCGCGCGTCACCGTCGGCGTGTGCGAGCACCGAATCGTCGAGCAGCAACTGCATCTCACCGGACCAGTCACGCAGCTGGGCGAAGAGCACCCCGCCGTAGTCGCGCATCCGCAACACCCGCCCGGCCACCGACACGGTCTCTTCGGTGTCGCTGGCCAGGGCTTGGGTCACACTGTGGCTGGGCGCGGCGCCCACCGGGTAGGCATCGACGCCACTGTCCTGCAACGATTTCAGCTTGGCCATCCGGACCCGGACCTGTTCGGGAAGCCGGGGGAGCGTCTCGCCGGGCTCGGTGAAGTCACCGACGGCACCGCCGTCGATGGTGTCGGGTGCGGTCCCGTCGCTGTGCAGGCGCCCGGCGGCGGCCACCGTCGCCGGCACGGCCGAGTGGTGTCCGGTGTGCTGCTCGTTGCGCCGCGAGAAGGGCAGCACCAGAAAGCCTTCGGCGATCACCGACGCCACCCCGACGCGGGGGATCAGCCGGGCGTCCTCGTAGCAGGCATAGCGCGGCACCCATTCCGGCCGATACTTCATGTTCGATCGGTACAGCGTCTCCAGCTGCCACCAGCGGGAGAAGAACATCAGCAGCCGCCGCCACAGTCGCAGCACCGGGCCGGCGCCCAGCTGCGCGCCCTGCTCGAAGGCGGCCCGGAACATCGCGAAGTTCAACGAGATCCGGCTGACGCCGATGGTGGTGGCCTGCAGTGCCAGTTCGCTGACCATCAGTTCGATGGTGCCGTTGGGGGATTGCGGGGAGCGGCGCATCAGATCCAGCGACACCCCGCTGTGCCCCCACGGCACCAGCGACAGCATCGCCACGACCTCCCCGGTGCGCGGATCTCCGCGTACCGCCTCGACCAGCAGGCAGTCGGCGTCGGCCGGATCGCCGAGCCGGCCCAGCGCCATGGAGAACCCGCGCTCGGATTCGGTATCGCGCCAGGCGTCGGCGTGTTTGATGACGCGGGCCATCTCGTCGGCGCCGATCTCGCTGTGCCGACGCATGCGCACCGTCAGGCCCGAGCGCCGGGCCCGGGTGACCGCCTGGCGTACCCCGCGCATGTCCGGGCCGGACAGTTTGAACTCCGAGGGTCGCAAGATTGCTTCGTCGCCCAGTTCCAGAGCGCTCAGTCCGGCGTCGCGGTAGGCCTGCGCGCCGGCGAAGCTGGCGCCCATCACGCCGGGCGCCCAGCCGTAGTCCTTGCAGACCCGCAACCAGGTGTTGATGGCCTGCGGCCACGACCGCGGGTCGCCCACCGGATCGCCACTGGCCAGGCAGACGCCCACCTCTACCCGGTAGGTGATGGCGGCGC
The window above is part of the Mycolicibacter sp. MU0102 genome. Proteins encoded here:
- a CDS encoding alpha/beta hydrolase; protein product: MHGWIPVTVQAAAVLALVLAVGWRSRRWLWRLPLIGALGLAAAGCAYWFATDDGLSGQPPPITLWLWIALTGAAAALLVLGWRGAAWWRRGIAILAVPLCLISAGLTLNAWVGYFPTVQSAWGNLTSGPLPDQSDIAAVDAIAGSGTVPERGHVLQVTIPADASHFKHRGELVYLPPAWFAQNPPLPLPAVMMIGGEFNTPADWLRSGGAIKAVDDFAAAHHGNAPVLVFVDSGGSFNNDTECVNGPRGNAADHLTEDVVPYVISHFGVSPKPSQWGVVGWSMGGTCAVDLTAMHPDKFSAFVDIAGDLSPNAGTRSQTISRLFGGSVDAWAAFDPSTVIAKHGRYSGVSGWFAVDGSATKADAGGQLAAAKSLCTLGQANGIDCAVISEPGQHDWPFAGRVFTHALPWLAARLSTPGVAPVPFPDTSSDAAGRHPPDTPAHRTPGR
- the uvrA gene encoding excinuclease ABC subunit UvrA; the protein is MADRLIVKGAREHNLRSVDLDLPRDALIVFTGLSGSGKSSLAFDTIFAEGQRRYVESLSAYARQFLGQMDKPDVDFIEGLSPAVSIDQKSTNRNPRSTVGTITEVYDYLRLLYARAGTPHCPVCGERIARQTPQQIVDQVLAMDEGLRFQVLAPVVRTRKGEFADLFEKLNTQGYSRVRVDGVVHSLTDPPKLKKQEKHDIEVVVDRLTVKESAKQRLTDSVETALGLADGIVVLEFVDRDDDHPHREQRFSEKLACPNAHALSVDDLEPRSFSFNSPYGACPECAGLGIRKEVDADLVVPDADRTLAEGAVVPWSMGPTSEYFTRMMASLGEAMGFDVDTPWRKLPAKARKAILEGSDEQVHVRYRNRYGRTRSYYTDFEGVMAFLQRKMEQTESEQMKERYAGFMRDVPCPECAGTRLKPEILAVTLAAGDYGSKSIAQVSELSIADCADFLNALTLGPREQAIAGQVLKEIQSRLSFLLDVGLEYLTLSRAAGTLSGGEAQRIRLATQIGSGLVGVLYVLDEPSIGLHQRDNRRLIETLVRLRDLGNTLIVVEHDLDTIAHADWIVDIGPAAGEHGGKIVHSGPYSDLLANTDSITGAYLSGAKSIAVPENRRPVDAKRQLGVVGAREHNLSGVDVAFPLGVLTAVTGVSGSGKSTLVNDILATVLANKLNGARLVPGRHTRITGLDHLDKLVRVDQSPIGRTPRSNPATYTGVFDKIRTLFAATTEAKVRGYQPGRFSFNVKGGRCEACTGDGTIKIEMNFLPDVYVPCEVCHGARYNRETLEVHYKGKTIAEVLDMSIEEAAEFFEPITGIHRYLRTLVDVGLGYVRLGQPAPTLSGGEAQRVKLASELQKRSTGRTVYILDEPTTGLHFEDIAKLLVVINGLVDKGNTVIVIEHNLDVIKTADWIIDMGPEGGAGGGTVVATGTPEDVLAVPESYTGKFLAEILGAPAKPPKATKRRRKVSA
- a CDS encoding winged helix DNA-binding domain-containing protein, giving the protein MRTFTIAERRKRLARRHFLAPDTADEPIDRIVATLVGLHATDPATPYLSLWARRSGFAVGDLHDALYEKRSLVKHLAMRRTLWVFDPADLPAVQAAASDRVADTERRKLIADVAKAGVADDGDTWLTQAAAAVLRHLDENGPASSIALRAALPELAGTYDPAPGKTYGGQTHLAPRALTVLGAQGHIVRGPNDGGWTASRPQWTTATSWLGELGAPMTAEPAQTQLVRTWLRAFGPATAEDIKWWFGTTKTVVRKALSEIGAVDVDLHGTAGYALADDLEPEPEPEPWGALLPGLDVTTMGWYQRDWYLGEHRGQLFDNNGNAGPTVWWNGRIVGGWYQDAAAEVQLQLLEDPGAQARAALNQRAQELTAWLDGVRVPPRFPSPLVKAAAR
- the lysX gene encoding bifunctional lysylphosphatidylglycerol synthetase/lysine--tRNA ligase LysX, with the translated sequence MTLTVPPVPRSRSRSNTRLHWVPSAAAWAVGIAATLSLLASMSPVIRWAIRVPREFIDKYLFNFPDTSLAWAFVLALLAAALSAHKRIAWWLLIANLVVAGGWNVSRLVSDTSDRFQVISGVAGLALHVVAIVVLVLARDEFWAKVRRGALLKSAATLIAGWAVAILLCWGLIELFPGTVTRPLRLPYVVNRVVGFGLLEPDFFPGKPDFGLKALCGLLGALALIIAAIVLFLSQRSDNALTGQDESAIRGLLEQYGQNDSLGYFATRRDKSVVFAPNGRAAITYRVEVGVCLASGDPVGDPRSWPQAINTWLRVCKDYGWAPGVMGASFAGAQAYRDAGLSALELGDEAILRPSEFKLSGPDMRGVRQAVTRARRSGLTVRMRRHSEIGADEMARVIKHADAWRDTESERGFSMALGRLGDPADADCLLVEAVRGDPRTGEVVAMLSLVPWGHSGVSLDLMRRSPQSPNGTIELMVSELALQATTIGVSRISLNFAMFRAAFEQGAQLGAGPVLRLWRRLLMFFSRWWQLETLYRSNMKYRPEWVPRYACYEDARLIPRVGVASVIAEGFLVLPFSRRNEQHTGHHSAVPATVAAAGRLHSDGTAPDTIDGGAVGDFTEPGETLPRLPEQVRVRMAKLKSLQDSGVDAYPVGAAPSHSVTQALASDTEETVSVAGRVLRMRDYGGVLFAQLRDWSGEMQLLLDDSVLAHADGDARAADFSAGVDLGDLVEATGRMGQSRNGTPSLLVTHWRLVGKCLRPLPDKWKGLTDPEARLRTRYVDLAINTEARELIAARSNVLRSIRDTLFAKGFLEVETPILQQLHGGANARPFVTHINAYDLDLYLRIAPELYLKRLCVGGVERVFELGRAFRNEGVDYSHNPEFTLLEAYQAHGDYLAWIDGARELIQNAAVAANGAPVVMRPGAGDKLEAVDISGQWPVRTVHDAVSDALGEQVDAGTDVATLRRLCDGAGVHYLRQWDAGAVVLELYEHLVEARTEQPTFYTDFPTSVSPLTRPHRSKPGVAERWDLVAWGVELGTAYSELTDPVEQRRRLHQQSLLAAGGDPEAMELDEDFLQAMEYAMPPTGGLGMGVDRVVMLITGHSIRDTLPFPLAKPR
- a CDS encoding TetR/AcrR family transcriptional regulator: MDTEPTIADMADARRAMYQQQIVAAAEYEFSRTGFADARVSDIAKTAGVSLATIYKYFAGKDEIWDALNAARMQEFVAAVRVRTDEIDSPLEAILAGARAEVEFFAAHPHFLQLHINEGLSWASASAELGRGGQRAAWRTGMDMITRAAEIAADAGQITHLPPRIAAALVISALQIWLTDWVSAGKAEPVEAVADAVVRHLRLSLGAEPA